The following proteins come from a genomic window of Acinonyx jubatus isolate Ajub_Pintada_27869175 chromosome C1, VMU_Ajub_asm_v1.0, whole genome shotgun sequence:
- the BCL9 gene encoding B-cell CLL/lymphoma 9 protein isoform X1 — translation MHSSNPKVRNSPSGNTQSSPKSKQEVMVRPPTVMSPSGNPQLDSKFSNQGKQGGSASQSQPSPCDSKSGGHTPKAPPGPGGSMGLKNGAGNGAKGKGKRERSISADSFDQRDPGTPNDDSDIKECNSADHIKSQDSQHTPHSMTPSNATAPRSSTPSHGQTTAPEPTPAQKTPAKVVYVFSTEMANKAAEAVLKGQVETIVTFHIQNISNSKTERSTAPLNTQISALRNDPKPLPPQPPAPASQDQNSSQNTRLQPTPPTPAPAPKPAAPPRPLDRDSPGVENKLIPPGGSPASSTPLPPDGTGPNSTPNNRAVTPVSQGSSSSSADPKAAPPPPASSGEPPALGENPDGLSQEQLEHRERSLQTLRDIQRMLFPDEKEFTGGQSGGPQQNTGVLDGPQKKPEGPIQAMMAQSQSLGKGPGPRTDVGAPFGPQGHRDVPFSPDEMVPPSMNSQSGPMGPDHLDHMTPEQIAWLKLQQEFYEEKRRKQEHAVVQQCSLQDMMVHQHGPRGVGRGPPPPYQMAPGEGWGPGGAEPFADGISMPHSLPPRGMAPHPNMAGSQMRLPGFAGMINSEMEGPNVPNPASRPGLSGVSWPDDVPKIADGRNFPPGQGVFSGPGRGERFPNPQGLSEEMFQQQLAEKQLGLPPGMSMESIRPSMEMNRLIPGSQRHMEPGSSPIFPRIPVEGPLSPSRGDFPKGMPPQMGPGRELEFGMVPGGMKGDVSLNVNMGSNPQMIPQKMREAGTGPEEMMKLRPGGTDVLSAQQKMVPLPFGEHPQQEYGMGPRPFLPMSQGPGSNSGLRSLREPVGPDQRTNSRLSHMPALPLNPSSNPTSLNTAPPVQRGLGRKPLDISAAGSQGHSPGINPLKSPTVCQVQSPMLGSPSGNLKSPQTPSQLAGMLAGPAAAASIKSPPVLGSAAASPVHLKSPSLPAPSPGWTSSPKPPLQSPGIPPNHKAPLTMASPAMLGNVESGGPPPPTASQSASVNIPGSLPSSTPYTMPPEPTLSQNPLSIMMSRMSKFAMPSSTPLYHDAIKTVASSDDDSPPARSPNLPSMNNMPGMGINTQNPRISGPNPVVPMPTLSPMGMTQPLSHSNQMPSPNAMGPNIPPHGVPMGPGLMSHNPIMGHGSQEPPMVPQGRMGFPQGFPPVQSPPQQAPFPHNGPSGGQGSFPGAMGFPGEGPLGRPSTLPQSSADAALCKPGGPGGPDSFAVLGNSMPSVFTDPDLQEVIRPGATGIPEFDLSRIIPSEKPSQTLQYFPRGEVPGRKQPQGPGPGFSHMQGMMGEQAPRMGLALPGMGGPGPVGTPDIPLGTAPSMPGHNPMRPPAFLQQGMMGPHHRMMSPAQSTMPGQPTLMSNPAAAVGMIPGKDRGPAGLYTHPGPVGSPGMMMSMQGMMGPQQNIMIPPQMRPRGMAADVGMGGFSQGPGNPGNMMF, via the exons ATGCATTCCAGTAACCCCAAAGTGAGGAACTCTCCATCAGGAAACACACAGAG TAGCCCTAAGTCAAAGCAGGAGGTGATGGTCCGTCCCCCTACAGTGATGTCCCCATCTGGAAACCCCCAGCTGGATTCCAAATTCTCCAATCAGGGTAAACAGGGGGGCTCAGCCAGCCAATCCCAGCCATCCCCCTGTGACTCCAAGAGTGGGGGCCATACCCCTAAAGCACCCCCTGGCCCAGGTGGGAGCATGGGGCTGAAGAATGGGGCTGGAAATGGTGCCAAGGGCAAGGGGAAAAGGGAGCGAAGTATTTCCGCCGACTCCTTTGATCAGAGAGATCCTGGGACTCCAAACGATGACTCTGACATTAAAG AATGTAATTCTGCTGACCACATAAAGTCCCAGGATTCCCAGCACACGCCACACTCGATGACCCCGTCAAATGCTACGGCCCCCAGGTCTTCCACCCCCTCCCATGGCCAGACTACTGCCCCAGAGCCCACACCTGCTCAGAAGACTCCCGCCAAAGTGGTGTATGTGTTTTCTACTGAGATGGCCAATAA AGCTGCGGAAGCTGTGTTGAAGGGCCAGGTTGAAACTATCGTCACTTTCCACATCCAGAACATCTCTAACAGCAAGACAGAGCGAAGCACAGCCCCTCTG AACACACAGATATCCGCCCTTCGGAATGATCCGAAACCCCTCCCACCACAGCCCCCAGCTCCGGCCAGCCAGGACCAGAATTCTTCCCAGAATACCAGGCTGCAGCCGACCCCGCCCACTCCGGCACCAGCACCCAAGCCTGCTGCACCCCCGCGTCCTCTGGACCGGGACAGTCCTGgtgtagaaaacaaactgatcCCTCCTGGGGGCAGCCCCGCCAGCTCCACGCCACTGCCCCCAGATGGTACCGGGCCGAACTCGACACCCAATAACCGAGCGGTGACCCCTGTCTCCCAGGGGAGCAGTAGCTCTTCAGCAGATCCCAAAGCCGCCCCACCTCCACCAGCGTCCAGTGGCGAGCCCCCCGCGCTGGGAGAGAACCCCGATGGCCTGTCTCAGGAGCAGCTGGAGCACCGGGAGCGCTCCTTACAAACGCTCCGAGATATCCAACGGATGCTTTTCCCCGACGAGAAAGAATTCACAGGAGGACAAAGTGGGGGACCCCAGCAGAACACTGGGGTATTAGATGGACCTCAGAAAAAACCAGAAGGGCCGATACAGGCCATGATGGCTCAATCCCAAAGCCTAGGGAAGGGACCTGGGCCCCGGACAGATGTGGGAGCTCCATTTGGCCCTCAAGGACATAGAGATGTGCCCTTTTCTCCGGATGAAATGGTTCCACCTTCCATGAACTCCCAGTCTGGGCCCATGGGACCTGACCACCTGGACCACATGACCCCCGAGCAGATAGCTTGGCTGAAGCTGCAGCAGGAGTTTTacgaggagaagaggaggaagcaggagcaCGCTGTCGTGCAGCAGTGCTCCCTCCAGGACATGATGGTCCATCAGCATGGGCCTCGGGGCGTGGGCCGAGGGCCTCCCCCTCCATACCAGATGGCCCCCGGTGaaggctgggggccggggggcgCAGAGCCCTTTGCTGATGGGATCAGCATGCCTCATTCTCTGCCCCCGAGGGGCATGGCTCCCCACCCCAACATGGCAGGGAGCCAGATGCGCCTCCCTGGGTTTGCGGGAATGATCAACTCTGAAATGGAGGGACCGAACGTCCCCAACCCAGCATCGAGACCGGGTCTTTCTGGAGTCAGTTGGCCAGACGATGTGCCAAAAATCGCAGACGGTCGAAACTTCCCGCCTGGCCAGGGTGTCTTCAGTGGTCCTGGCCGAGGGGAACGCTTCCCAAACCCCCAAGGATTGTCCGAAGAGATGTTTCAACAGCAGCTGGCAGAGAAGCAGCTGGGCCTCCCCCCGGGGATGAGCATGGAAAGCATCAGGCCCAGCATGGAGATGAACAGGCTGATCCCCGGCTCCCAGCGACACATGGAGCCTGGGAGCAGTCCCATTTTCCCTCGAATACCCGTCGAGGGCCCTCTGAGTCCCTCTCGGGGCGACTTTCCGAAAGGAATGCCCCCGCAGATGGGCCCTGGTCGGGAACTGGAGTTTGGGATGGTTCCCGGTGGGATGAAGGGAGATGTCAGTCTGAACGTCAACATGGGATCCAACCCTCAGATGATACCTCAGAAGATGAGAGAGGCTGGGACGGGCCCTGAGGAGATGATGAAGTTACGCCCGGGTGGCACAGACGTGCTGTCTGCTCAGCAGAAGATGGTGCCCCTGCCGTTTGGGGAGCACCCCCAGCAAGAGTACGGCATGGGCCCCAGGCCGTTTCTCCCCATGTCTCAGGGTCCAGGCAGCAACAGTGGCTTGCGGAGTCTCAGAGAACCAGTCGGGCCCGACCAAAGGACTAACAGCCGGCTCAGTCATATGCCAGCACTACCTctcaacccttccagtaaccccaCTAGCCTCAACACCGCTCCTCCAGTGCAGCGTGGCCTGGGGCGGAAGCCCTTGGATATATCTGCGGCAGGCAGCCAGGGGCACTCCCCAGGCATCAACCCTCTGAAGTCTCCCACGGTGTGCCAAGTCCAGTCACCAATGCTGGGCTCACCCTCGGGGAACCTCAAGTCCCCCCAGACTCCATCGCAGCTGGCAGGCATGCTGGCGGGCCCGGCTGCTGCTGCGTCCATTAAGTCCCCCCCCGTCTTGGGGTCTGCTGCTGCTTCGCCTGTTCACCTCAAGTCTCCATCACTTCCTGCCCCGTCACCTGGATGGACCTCCTCTCCAAAACCTCCCCTCCAGAGTCCCGGGATCCCTCCAAACCATAAAGCACCCCTCACCATGGCCTCCCCAGCCATGCTGGGCAATGTAGAGTCAG GTGGCCCCCCACCTCCTACAGCCAGCCAGTCTGCCTCTGTGAATATCCCTGGAAGTCTTCCCTCTAGTACACCTTACACCATGCCTCCCGAGCCAACCCTTTCCCAGAACCCACTGTCTATTATGATGTCTCGAATGTCCAAGTTCGCAATGCCCAGTTCTACCCCTTTATACCACGACGCCATCAAGACTGTGGCCAGCTCCGATGACGACTCCCCTCCAGCTCGCTCTCCCAACTTGCCATCAATGAATAATATGCCAG ggATGGGCATTAATACACAGAATCCTCGAATTTCAGGTCCAAACCCCGTGGTTCCGATGCCAACCCTCAGCCCAATGGGAATGACCCAGCCGCTCTCTCACTCCAATCAGATGCCCTCTCCGAATGCCATGGGACCCAACATACCTCCTCATGGGGTCCCGATGGGGCCTGGCTTGATGTCACACAATCCTATCATGGGGCATGGGTCCCAGGAGCCTCCGATGGTACCTCAAGGACGGATGGGTTTCCCCCAGGGCTTCCCACCAGTACAGTCTCCTCCACAGCAGGCTCCGTTCCCTCACAACGGCCccagtggggggcagggcagcttCCCAGGAGCTATGGGTTTCCCAGGCGAAGGCCCCCTTGGCCGCCCCAGCACCCTGCCCCAGAGTTCAGCAGATGCAGCACTTTGCAAGCCTGGAGGCCCCGGGGGTCCTGACTCCTTCGCCGTCCTGGGGAACAGCATGCCTTCGGTGTTTACAGACCCAGACCTGCAGGAGGTCATCCGACCTGGAGCCACCGGAATCCCGGAGTTTGATCTGTCTCGCATTATTCCATCTGAGAAGCCTAGCCAGACACTGCAATATTTCCCTCGAGGGGAAGTCCCAGGCCGTAAACAGCCCCAGGGGCCTGGGCCTGGGTTTTCACACATGCAGGGGATGATGGGCGAACAGGCCCCCAGAATGGGACTAGCATTACCTGGCATGGGAGGGCCAGGGCCAGTGGGAACTCCGGACATCCCTCTTGGCACAGCTCCATCCATGCCAGGCCACAACCCAATGAGACCACCAGCCTTTCTCCAGCAAGGCATGATGGGACCTCACCATCGGATGATGTCACCAGCACAATCTACAATGCCCGGCCAGCCTACCCTGATGAGCAATCCGGCTGCCGCCGTGGGCATGATTCCCGGCAAGGATCGGGGGCCTGCTGGGCTCTACACCCACCCTGGGCCTGTGGGCTCCCCAGGCATGATGATGTCCATGCAGGGCATGATGGGACCCCAACAGAACATCATGATCCCCCCACAGATGAGGCCCCGGGGCATGGCCGCTGACGTGGGCATGGGTGGATTCAGCCAAGGACCTGGCAACCCAGGAAACATgatgttttaa
- the BCL9 gene encoding B-cell CLL/lymphoma 9 protein isoform X2: MVRPPTVMSPSGNPQLDSKFSNQGKQGGSASQSQPSPCDSKSGGHTPKAPPGPGGSMGLKNGAGNGAKGKGKRERSISADSFDQRDPGTPNDDSDIKECNSADHIKSQDSQHTPHSMTPSNATAPRSSTPSHGQTTAPEPTPAQKTPAKVVYVFSTEMANKAAEAVLKGQVETIVTFHIQNISNSKTERSTAPLVGHSGSGVWFKGSTAAVQNTQISALRNDPKPLPPQPPAPASQDQNSSQNTRLQPTPPTPAPAPKPAAPPRPLDRDSPGVENKLIPPGGSPASSTPLPPDGTGPNSTPNNRAVTPVSQGSSSSSADPKAAPPPPASSGEPPALGENPDGLSQEQLEHRERSLQTLRDIQRMLFPDEKEFTGGQSGGPQQNTGVLDGPQKKPEGPIQAMMAQSQSLGKGPGPRTDVGAPFGPQGHRDVPFSPDEMVPPSMNSQSGPMGPDHLDHMTPEQIAWLKLQQEFYEEKRRKQEHAVVQQCSLQDMMVHQHGPRGVGRGPPPPYQMAPGEGWGPGGAEPFADGISMPHSLPPRGMAPHPNMAGSQMRLPGFAGMINSEMEGPNVPNPASRPGLSGVSWPDDVPKIADGRNFPPGQGVFSGPGRGERFPNPQGLSEEMFQQQLAEKQLGLPPGMSMESIRPSMEMNRLIPGSQRHMEPGSSPIFPRIPVEGPLSPSRGDFPKGMPPQMGPGRELEFGMVPGGMKGDVSLNVNMGSNPQMIPQKMREAGTGPEEMMKLRPGGTDVLSAQQKMVPLPFGEHPQQEYGMGPRPFLPMSQGPGSNSGLRSLREPVGPDQRTNSRLSHMPALPLNPSSNPTSLNTAPPVQRGLGRKPLDISAAGSQGHSPGINPLKSPTVCQVQSPMLGSPSGNLKSPQTPSQLAGMLAGPAAAASIKSPPVLGSAAASPVHLKSPSLPAPSPGWTSSPKPPLQSPGIPPNHKAPLTMASPAMLGNVESGGPPPPTASQSASVNIPGSLPSSTPYTMPPEPTLSQNPLSIMMSRMSKFAMPSSTPLYHDAIKTVASSDDDSPPARSPNLPSMNNMPGMGINTQNPRISGPNPVVPMPTLSPMGMTQPLSHSNQMPSPNAMGPNIPPHGVPMGPGLMSHNPIMGHGSQEPPMVPQGRMGFPQGFPPVQSPPQQAPFPHNGPSGGQGSFPGAMGFPGEGPLGRPSTLPQSSADAALCKPGGPGGPDSFAVLGNSMPSVFTDPDLQEVIRPGATGIPEFDLSRIIPSEKPSQTLQYFPRGEVPGRKQPQGPGPGFSHMQGMMGEQAPRMGLALPGMGGPGPVGTPDIPLGTAPSMPGHNPMRPPAFLQQGMMGPHHRMMSPAQSTMPGQPTLMSNPAAAVGMIPGKDRGPAGLYTHPGPVGSPGMMMSMQGMMGPQQNIMIPPQMRPRGMAADVGMGGFSQGPGNPGNMMF; encoded by the exons ATGGTCCGTCCCCCTACAGTGATGTCCCCATCTGGAAACCCCCAGCTGGATTCCAAATTCTCCAATCAGGGTAAACAGGGGGGCTCAGCCAGCCAATCCCAGCCATCCCCCTGTGACTCCAAGAGTGGGGGCCATACCCCTAAAGCACCCCCTGGCCCAGGTGGGAGCATGGGGCTGAAGAATGGGGCTGGAAATGGTGCCAAGGGCAAGGGGAAAAGGGAGCGAAGTATTTCCGCCGACTCCTTTGATCAGAGAGATCCTGGGACTCCAAACGATGACTCTGACATTAAAG AATGTAATTCTGCTGACCACATAAAGTCCCAGGATTCCCAGCACACGCCACACTCGATGACCCCGTCAAATGCTACGGCCCCCAGGTCTTCCACCCCCTCCCATGGCCAGACTACTGCCCCAGAGCCCACACCTGCTCAGAAGACTCCCGCCAAAGTGGTGTATGTGTTTTCTACTGAGATGGCCAATAA AGCTGCGGAAGCTGTGTTGAAGGGCCAGGTTGAAACTATCGTCACTTTCCACATCCAGAACATCTCTAACAGCAAGACAGAGCGAAGCACAGCCCCTCTGGTAGGCCATTCTGGAAGTGGAGTGTGGTTTAAAGGCTCTACAGCAGCTGTACAG AACACACAGATATCCGCCCTTCGGAATGATCCGAAACCCCTCCCACCACAGCCCCCAGCTCCGGCCAGCCAGGACCAGAATTCTTCCCAGAATACCAGGCTGCAGCCGACCCCGCCCACTCCGGCACCAGCACCCAAGCCTGCTGCACCCCCGCGTCCTCTGGACCGGGACAGTCCTGgtgtagaaaacaaactgatcCCTCCTGGGGGCAGCCCCGCCAGCTCCACGCCACTGCCCCCAGATGGTACCGGGCCGAACTCGACACCCAATAACCGAGCGGTGACCCCTGTCTCCCAGGGGAGCAGTAGCTCTTCAGCAGATCCCAAAGCCGCCCCACCTCCACCAGCGTCCAGTGGCGAGCCCCCCGCGCTGGGAGAGAACCCCGATGGCCTGTCTCAGGAGCAGCTGGAGCACCGGGAGCGCTCCTTACAAACGCTCCGAGATATCCAACGGATGCTTTTCCCCGACGAGAAAGAATTCACAGGAGGACAAAGTGGGGGACCCCAGCAGAACACTGGGGTATTAGATGGACCTCAGAAAAAACCAGAAGGGCCGATACAGGCCATGATGGCTCAATCCCAAAGCCTAGGGAAGGGACCTGGGCCCCGGACAGATGTGGGAGCTCCATTTGGCCCTCAAGGACATAGAGATGTGCCCTTTTCTCCGGATGAAATGGTTCCACCTTCCATGAACTCCCAGTCTGGGCCCATGGGACCTGACCACCTGGACCACATGACCCCCGAGCAGATAGCTTGGCTGAAGCTGCAGCAGGAGTTTTacgaggagaagaggaggaagcaggagcaCGCTGTCGTGCAGCAGTGCTCCCTCCAGGACATGATGGTCCATCAGCATGGGCCTCGGGGCGTGGGCCGAGGGCCTCCCCCTCCATACCAGATGGCCCCCGGTGaaggctgggggccggggggcgCAGAGCCCTTTGCTGATGGGATCAGCATGCCTCATTCTCTGCCCCCGAGGGGCATGGCTCCCCACCCCAACATGGCAGGGAGCCAGATGCGCCTCCCTGGGTTTGCGGGAATGATCAACTCTGAAATGGAGGGACCGAACGTCCCCAACCCAGCATCGAGACCGGGTCTTTCTGGAGTCAGTTGGCCAGACGATGTGCCAAAAATCGCAGACGGTCGAAACTTCCCGCCTGGCCAGGGTGTCTTCAGTGGTCCTGGCCGAGGGGAACGCTTCCCAAACCCCCAAGGATTGTCCGAAGAGATGTTTCAACAGCAGCTGGCAGAGAAGCAGCTGGGCCTCCCCCCGGGGATGAGCATGGAAAGCATCAGGCCCAGCATGGAGATGAACAGGCTGATCCCCGGCTCCCAGCGACACATGGAGCCTGGGAGCAGTCCCATTTTCCCTCGAATACCCGTCGAGGGCCCTCTGAGTCCCTCTCGGGGCGACTTTCCGAAAGGAATGCCCCCGCAGATGGGCCCTGGTCGGGAACTGGAGTTTGGGATGGTTCCCGGTGGGATGAAGGGAGATGTCAGTCTGAACGTCAACATGGGATCCAACCCTCAGATGATACCTCAGAAGATGAGAGAGGCTGGGACGGGCCCTGAGGAGATGATGAAGTTACGCCCGGGTGGCACAGACGTGCTGTCTGCTCAGCAGAAGATGGTGCCCCTGCCGTTTGGGGAGCACCCCCAGCAAGAGTACGGCATGGGCCCCAGGCCGTTTCTCCCCATGTCTCAGGGTCCAGGCAGCAACAGTGGCTTGCGGAGTCTCAGAGAACCAGTCGGGCCCGACCAAAGGACTAACAGCCGGCTCAGTCATATGCCAGCACTACCTctcaacccttccagtaaccccaCTAGCCTCAACACCGCTCCTCCAGTGCAGCGTGGCCTGGGGCGGAAGCCCTTGGATATATCTGCGGCAGGCAGCCAGGGGCACTCCCCAGGCATCAACCCTCTGAAGTCTCCCACGGTGTGCCAAGTCCAGTCACCAATGCTGGGCTCACCCTCGGGGAACCTCAAGTCCCCCCAGACTCCATCGCAGCTGGCAGGCATGCTGGCGGGCCCGGCTGCTGCTGCGTCCATTAAGTCCCCCCCCGTCTTGGGGTCTGCTGCTGCTTCGCCTGTTCACCTCAAGTCTCCATCACTTCCTGCCCCGTCACCTGGATGGACCTCCTCTCCAAAACCTCCCCTCCAGAGTCCCGGGATCCCTCCAAACCATAAAGCACCCCTCACCATGGCCTCCCCAGCCATGCTGGGCAATGTAGAGTCAG GTGGCCCCCCACCTCCTACAGCCAGCCAGTCTGCCTCTGTGAATATCCCTGGAAGTCTTCCCTCTAGTACACCTTACACCATGCCTCCCGAGCCAACCCTTTCCCAGAACCCACTGTCTATTATGATGTCTCGAATGTCCAAGTTCGCAATGCCCAGTTCTACCCCTTTATACCACGACGCCATCAAGACTGTGGCCAGCTCCGATGACGACTCCCCTCCAGCTCGCTCTCCCAACTTGCCATCAATGAATAATATGCCAG ggATGGGCATTAATACACAGAATCCTCGAATTTCAGGTCCAAACCCCGTGGTTCCGATGCCAACCCTCAGCCCAATGGGAATGACCCAGCCGCTCTCTCACTCCAATCAGATGCCCTCTCCGAATGCCATGGGACCCAACATACCTCCTCATGGGGTCCCGATGGGGCCTGGCTTGATGTCACACAATCCTATCATGGGGCATGGGTCCCAGGAGCCTCCGATGGTACCTCAAGGACGGATGGGTTTCCCCCAGGGCTTCCCACCAGTACAGTCTCCTCCACAGCAGGCTCCGTTCCCTCACAACGGCCccagtggggggcagggcagcttCCCAGGAGCTATGGGTTTCCCAGGCGAAGGCCCCCTTGGCCGCCCCAGCACCCTGCCCCAGAGTTCAGCAGATGCAGCACTTTGCAAGCCTGGAGGCCCCGGGGGTCCTGACTCCTTCGCCGTCCTGGGGAACAGCATGCCTTCGGTGTTTACAGACCCAGACCTGCAGGAGGTCATCCGACCTGGAGCCACCGGAATCCCGGAGTTTGATCTGTCTCGCATTATTCCATCTGAGAAGCCTAGCCAGACACTGCAATATTTCCCTCGAGGGGAAGTCCCAGGCCGTAAACAGCCCCAGGGGCCTGGGCCTGGGTTTTCACACATGCAGGGGATGATGGGCGAACAGGCCCCCAGAATGGGACTAGCATTACCTGGCATGGGAGGGCCAGGGCCAGTGGGAACTCCGGACATCCCTCTTGGCACAGCTCCATCCATGCCAGGCCACAACCCAATGAGACCACCAGCCTTTCTCCAGCAAGGCATGATGGGACCTCACCATCGGATGATGTCACCAGCACAATCTACAATGCCCGGCCAGCCTACCCTGATGAGCAATCCGGCTGCCGCCGTGGGCATGATTCCCGGCAAGGATCGGGGGCCTGCTGGGCTCTACACCCACCCTGGGCCTGTGGGCTCCCCAGGCATGATGATGTCCATGCAGGGCATGATGGGACCCCAACAGAACATCATGATCCCCCCACAGATGAGGCCCCGGGGCATGGCCGCTGACGTGGGCATGGGTGGATTCAGCCAAGGACCTGGCAACCCAGGAAACATgatgttttaa